From uncultured Methanobrevibacter sp., a single genomic window includes:
- a CDS encoding lipopolysaccharide assembly protein LapB, with translation MSEDRKVGRNFDEDKAADIFEKLRNVEGKTKPKKEGKFKKIADMMNEAKYLEGKGRLDEAIDLYKQVIFVLPDSQKAYDALAEMYRQKGDVSSEKDILMKAVGNCRDNDKFKKRLKEING, from the coding sequence GTGAGTGAAGATAGAAAAGTTGGCAGGAATTTTGATGAAGATAAAGCAGCAGACATATTTGAAAAATTAAGAAATGTTGAAGGTAAAACCAAACCTAAAAAGGAAGGAAAATTTAAAAAGATCGCTGATATGATGAATGAGGCAAAATATCTTGAAGGCAAAGGCAGATTGGATGAGGCAATCGATTTGTACAAACAGGTTATTTTCGTTTTGCCTGATTCCCAAAAAGCTTATGATGCTCTTGCAGAAATGTATCGCCAAAAAGGTGATGTTTCATCTGAAAAAGATATTTTAATGAAAGCTGTTGGTAACTGCAGAGATAATGATAAGTTTAAAAAGAGATTAAAAGAAATTAACGGTTAA
- a CDS encoding sulfite exporter TauE/SafE family protein: MMFPIEYFIGLILIGIFAGFASGLLGIGGGFIIVPLQYFLLKYIGVEPNLAMLISLGTSLAIIIPTSVSGAYRHTRSMDNILEPGIKLGIFGIFGSVLGGFSASMLSSGILEIIFGLLLLFIAVNNIVSLNKEREDARIPFNLISIGIIGFLVGFASGLLGIGGGVFLIAILTSLLGFSLIEAIGSSSVFISLTAIGGFLSYIVSGWGVSTFPYSIGYVSLINFALIVCFSVPLASIGAKYAHRVPQKKLKIIFSILVLYMGLKMLGVLP; the protein is encoded by the coding sequence ATGATGTTTCCAATTGAATATTTCATAGGATTAATTCTGATTGGTATTTTTGCAGGTTTTGCATCAGGACTTTTGGGAATAGGTGGAGGATTTATTATAGTTCCTCTTCAATACTTTTTACTCAAATACATTGGTGTTGAACCTAACCTGGCGATGCTCATTTCTCTGGGAACCAGTCTGGCCATTATTATTCCTACTTCAGTAAGTGGAGCTTACAGGCATACTCGTTCAATGGATAATATTTTGGAGCCGGGAATCAAGTTGGGAATCTTTGGAATATTTGGTAGCGTTTTAGGCGGTTTTTCAGCTTCAATGCTTTCATCAGGAATATTGGAAATCATTTTTGGATTGTTATTGTTGTTCATTGCAGTTAACAATATTGTTTCTCTCAACAAGGAAAGAGAAGATGCCAGAATTCCATTCAATCTTATTTCAATAGGAATTATAGGTTTTTTAGTAGGATTCGCATCAGGTCTTTTAGGTATCGGCGGGGGCGTATTTCTTATAGCTATTTTAACTTCACTTCTCGGTTTTTCACTGATAGAAGCTATAGGTTCCTCTTCTGTTTTTATTAGCTTAACTGCAATTGGAGGATTTTTATCATATATCGTTTCAGGCTGGGGTGTCAGCACATTTCCATATTCAATTGGATATGTGAGCTTAATCAATTTTGCATTAATCGTTTGTTTTTCAGTTCCTTTGGCTTCCATTGGTGCAAAATATGCTCATAGGGTGCCTCAAAAGAAACTTAAAATCATATTTTCGATATTGGTATTGTATATGGGATTGAAAATGTTAGGAGTCTTACCGTAG
- a CDS encoding DMT family transporter, which yields MKRLYLILPILAGLMFGSSGVFVRTLTQNGIDSTTLLFLRFSIAIIPLLIAISLMDKKLFKINLKDLPLIIACAMCIVGLNICYNESMNTIPLSLAAVLLSLAPIYVLIFAYILFGEKITSKKIICIILAIFGCLLMTGVLETSLSSIPTYGILLGIGAGLFWAIYLMASKKSIENGMHTFTILFYAIIIISIALIPFTSFNQVSTFVAINPTLTIIFLIIHSTFSFAMPYILSTVSLNYIDSGISSIIMSGAEPLAALIFGSIIYSEIPTLIMLCGFVLTIISMMILSRSDRKNNTT from the coding sequence ATGAAAAGATTATATTTGATTTTGCCTATTTTAGCAGGGCTTATGTTTGGATCAAGCGGTGTTTTTGTTCGTACCCTGACACAGAACGGAATCGATTCCACCACTCTTTTATTTTTAAGGTTTTCAATTGCAATAATTCCTCTTTTAATAGCCATCAGTTTAATGGACAAAAAACTGTTTAAGATTAATTTAAAAGATCTCCCCCTAATCATAGCATGTGCAATGTGCATTGTCGGACTTAACATATGCTATAACGAATCAATGAATACCATACCGTTATCCCTTGCTGCTGTTCTGCTGTCACTGGCTCCAATATATGTGCTGATATTTGCATACATATTATTTGGAGAAAAAATTACATCCAAAAAGATAATATGCATTATTTTAGCAATTTTCGGATGTTTGCTGATGACAGGCGTTTTGGAAACAAGCCTCTCAAGCATTCCGACATACGGAATTCTTTTGGGAATCGGTGCAGGACTGTTCTGGGCGATATATCTGATGGCCTCTAAAAAATCAATAGAAAATGGAATGCATACTTTTACAATTCTGTTTTATGCAATCATAATCATTTCCATAGCTTTAATTCCATTTACAAGTTTTAACCAGGTTTCAACATTTGTTGCAATCAATCCTACATTGACAATCATATTTCTGATTATCCATTCAACATTTTCATTTGCTATGCCTTATATTCTATCTACAGTTAGCTTAAACTATATTGATTCGGGAATCTCCTCAATAATCATGTCCGGTGCTGAACCTCTGGCGGCATTGATTTTCGGGTCAATAATATACAGTGAAATACCAACATTAATTATGCTTTGCGGATTTGTACTTACAATAATTTCAATGATGATATTAAGCAGAAGCGATAGGAAAAATAACACCACCTAA
- a CDS encoding MJ1255/VC2487 family glycosyltransferase, with translation MIISIIIPTYNEEEYLPILLDSIKKQSYTDYEIIVADANSTDRTREIAEEYGCVVVDGGLPAVGRNNGAKVAKGEYLIFLDSDLELTDDYLRDVLYEFRMERLGIAITQMLPMSNKVEDKIFHDFANYFMISVEKIKPHGAGCYGIIARHELHDKCGGFDESLTFGEDTDYIERLAKEEPFKVLRHAKIGVSTRRLEEEGIETLIRQYGKSTINDFLGKRTDAEDLDYNFGHGHEKLTTTRFEGLEKTINQVNEIKSTYDNSLSRFNTARAQIKASHRRRSKKVVFYCVCGEGMGHAIRTGVIVDRIKDKYDVHIFSSDRAYLYLKSKFDNVYQIGGFNTVYSNNKVNNLKTLSNAIKRNPTNIRVGYETLYRKAAQLKPDVIVTDFEIYATMVSKLRSIPLISLDNIHIITQTKIDYPIDQYGQLLKAKGVIRGYVVHPKIHILTSFFYPKIKARKNAVIYPPIIREDILKLEPTEGDHIIVYQTSRESEKLVKRLKALKNEKFIVYGFNRNNVDDNLTFKKFNEDEFYDDFASSKAVICNGGFTFISEAIHLKKPIYSIPARGNFEQTLNGYYVQKLGYGEYHRVMNAKRVANFLKRLPKYKKKLANVKKTNNDGIINELIYRIEKYT, from the coding sequence ATGATTATAAGCATTATCATACCTACCTACAACGAAGAGGAATATCTTCCTATTTTGCTGGACAGTATTAAAAAGCAAAGCTATACGGACTATGAAATAATTGTAGCCGATGCCAACTCCACTGACAGAACCCGTGAAATCGCAGAGGAATACGGTTGTGTAGTAGTTGATGGAGGCCTTCCGGCAGTGGGCAGGAACAATGGTGCAAAAGTCGCAAAAGGAGAATACCTGATATTTCTGGATTCCGATTTGGAGCTCACAGATGATTATCTCCGTGATGTTTTATATGAATTCAGAATGGAACGACTCGGAATTGCCATTACCCAAATGCTTCCTATGTCAAATAAGGTGGAAGATAAGATATTCCATGATTTCGCAAATTATTTCATGATAAGTGTTGAAAAGATTAAGCCTCACGGTGCAGGATGCTACGGAATCATTGCAAGACATGAACTGCATGACAAGTGCGGAGGCTTTGATGAATCTTTAACATTCGGCGAAGATACTGATTATATTGAAAGACTGGCAAAAGAAGAACCCTTCAAGGTTTTAAGACATGCAAAGATTGGAGTTTCAACCAGACGGCTTGAAGAGGAAGGAATTGAAACACTAATCAGACAGTACGGAAAAAGTACCATAAACGATTTTTTAGGAAAGCGTACCGATGCTGAAGATTTGGACTATAATTTTGGTCATGGCCATGAAAAACTTACAACCACCAGATTTGAAGGTCTTGAAAAAACCATAAACCAGGTTAACGAAATCAAATCAACTTATGACAATTCCTTAAGCAGATTTAATACTGCAAGAGCCCAAATTAAAGCATCACACAGAAGACGATCAAAAAAAGTTGTATTTTACTGTGTATGCGGTGAAGGAATGGGTCACGCCATAAGAACAGGAGTTATTGTTGATAGAATTAAGGACAAATATGATGTTCATATATTTTCAAGCGACAGAGCATACCTCTATCTCAAATCAAAATTTGATAATGTTTATCAGATAGGCGGATTCAATACCGTTTACAGCAACAATAAGGTAAATAATCTGAAAACCCTGTCAAATGCTATTAAAAGAAATCCGACCAATATCCGTGTTGGATACGAAACATTATACAGGAAAGCCGCACAGTTAAAACCTGACGTTATTGTTACTGATTTTGAAATTTATGCTACAATGGTATCAAAGCTTAGAAGCATACCATTAATCAGTCTGGACAACATCCATATTATTACCCAGACAAAAATCGACTACCCAATAGATCAGTACGGACAACTGCTTAAAGCTAAAGGAGTCATAAGAGGTTATGTCGTACACCCTAAAATACACATTTTAACCAGCTTCTTTTATCCAAAAATCAAAGCTAGAAAGAATGCTGTAATCTATCCTCCGATAATTCGTGAAGACATTCTGAAACTGGAGCCTACAGAAGGAGACCATATAATAGTCTATCAGACAAGCCGTGAAAGTGAAAAACTTGTTAAAAGACTAAAAGCACTGAAAAATGAAAAATTCATTGTTTACGGATTTAACAGAAATAATGTTGACGATAATTTAACTTTCAAGAAATTCAATGAAGATGAGTTCTATGATGATTTTGCATCTTCAAAGGCAGTTATCTGCAACGGAGGATTCACATTCATCTCAGAAGCGATACATCTTAAAAAACCAATCTATTCCATTCCTGCAAGGGGTAACTTTGAACAGACATTAAACGGATATTATGTTCAAAAACTTGGTTATGGAGAGTACCATAGAGTAATGAATGCAAAAAGAGTAGCAAACTTTTTGAAAAGACTTCCAAAATATAAGAAAAAACTTGCTAACGTTAAAAAGACAAACAATGACGGAATTATAAACGAACTGATTTATAGAATTGAAAAATATACTTAA
- a CDS encoding transcription initiation factor IIB produces MPRRGRRRTRQPDQHDDTYAQDKQTVCPECGSTELIGDYERAEVVCARCGLVIDENLVDMGPEWRAFDHEQRDKRTRVGAPITYTIHDKGLSTMIDWRNKDIYGRDIPARNRAQWYRLRKWQRKIRISGATERNLAFALSELDRDSSRLGLPRSVREAASVVYRSAVDNKLIRGRSIEGVVAASLYAACRRCNVPRTLDEIAEVSRVTKKEVGRTYRFLTRELNIKLPPTSPVDYVPRFASELGLSGEAQSKAIEIIEKAMEKGLTSGRGPTGVAAAALYIASVLLGERKTQRDVADIAGVTEVTIRNRYKELTEQLEMGVTL; encoded by the coding sequence ATGCCAAGAAGAGGACGTAGGAGAACAAGACAACCAGACCAACATGATGACACATACGCTCAAGATAAACAAACTGTATGTCCTGAATGTGGTTCTACTGAATTAATCGGTGACTATGAAAGGGCAGAAGTAGTATGTGCACGTTGCGGATTGGTCATTGATGAAAATCTTGTTGATATGGGTCCTGAATGGAGAGCATTCGATCACGAACAAAGAGATAAACGTACAAGAGTAGGAGCTCCAATTACTTACACCATTCACGATAAGGGTTTAAGTACAATGATTGATTGGAGAAACAAAGATATTTATGGTCGTGATATTCCTGCAAGAAACCGTGCTCAATGGTACAGATTAAGAAAATGGCAAAGAAAAATCAGGATTTCTGGTGCAACCGAAAGAAATCTCGCATTTGCTTTAAGTGAGCTTGACCGTGACTCTTCAAGATTAGGACTTCCAAGAAGCGTAAGGGAAGCTGCATCTGTGGTATACAGAAGTGCGGTGGACAATAAGCTTATTAGGGGAAGAAGTATTGAAGGAGTAGTTGCTGCATCACTTTACGCAGCATGCAGACGTTGTAATGTGCCACGTACTTTAGATGAAATCGCTGAAGTGTCAAGAGTAACTAAAAAAGAAGTAGGTCGTACTTACAGATTCTTAACCCGTGAACTGAATATTAAATTACCTCCAACTTCTCCTGTGGATTATGTTCCTAGATTCGCTTCAGAACTGGGATTATCCGGTGAAGCACAATCCAAAGCTATTGAAATTATTGAAAAAGCTATGGAAAAAGGATTAACTTCAGGAAGAGGTCCTACAGGTGTAGCTGCAGCTGCTTTATACATTGCATCTGTTTTACTTGGTGAGAGAAAAACACAAAGGGATGTTGCAGATATTGCAGGTGTAACTGAAGTTACTATTCGTAACAGGTACAAAGAATTAACAGAACAATTAGAAATGGGTGTAACTTTATAA
- a CDS encoding Gar1/Naf1 family protein, translated as MKFLGNSLHVANSGKLIARSDKTPSPGAIVYDSKKNKIGKVGYVFGPTKKPYISIRLFRSANRDELMKNSGEKLFVSKPKSKKSRKRRMRPRHKK; from the coding sequence ATGAAATTTTTAGGAAACAGTTTGCATGTAGCAAACTCTGGAAAACTGATAGCACGATCTGATAAAACACCTTCACCAGGTGCCATTGTTTATGACAGCAAAAAGAATAAAATTGGTAAGGTCGGCTATGTATTCGGGCCTACAAAAAAGCCCTACATTTCTATTCGCCTATTTAGGTCCGCAAATAGAGATGAACTTATGAAAAACAGCGGTGAAAAACTATTTGTATCGAAACCAAAATCCAAAAAGTCTAGAAAAAGGAGGATGAGACCACGACACAAAAAGTAG
- a CDS encoding RraA family protein, protein MSISPKELLNKNKNLNKRIDVDKINLENVTIDDLKFNGKNYEEFINLQSLLENISACQISDAYNAISRRSGVIQKIKPINNKKVWGKIFTAETSSDDWGTSALAIDAAEDEDILFFKVDSEDKAIWGELASSCARDNGIKATVIYGSARDLDALLYMDYPVFASNFCPNAGSALGLGTLNETIDVEGTQIAPGDFFFGDETGIVVIPQQLFASVMAQSLLVKIKESGIIEDINRGKTLVEIAGLK, encoded by the coding sequence ATGTCAATAAGTCCAAAAGAACTTTTGAATAAAAATAAAAATTTAAACAAACGAATTGATGTAGATAAGATTAATTTGGAAAATGTGACTATTGATGATTTGAAATTTAATGGAAAAAACTATGAAGAATTTATAAACTTACAGTCATTACTTGAAAATATTTCTGCATGTCAAATTTCAGATGCATATAATGCCATTTCCAGAAGATCAGGTGTCATTCAGAAAATCAAACCAATCAATAACAAGAAAGTTTGGGGTAAAATTTTCACAGCAGAAACCTCAAGCGATGATTGGGGTACTTCAGCATTGGCAATAGATGCTGCAGAAGATGAGGACATACTATTTTTCAAAGTCGACAGTGAAGACAAAGCTATCTGGGGAGAACTTGCTTCAAGCTGTGCACGTGACAATGGAATCAAGGCAACTGTCATTTACGGATCTGCACGTGATTTGGATGCGCTGCTTTACATGGATTATCCGGTTTTTGCAAGCAATTTCTGCCCTAATGCAGGTTCAGCTTTAGGTCTTGGAACTTTGAATGAAACAATTGATGTTGAGGGCACTCAAATTGCTCCTGGAGACTTCTTTTTTGGTGATGAGACAGGTATTGTCGTAATTCCTCAGCAGTTGTTTGCCTCTGTCATGGCTCAGTCACTTCTTGTAAAAATTAAGGAATCCGGTATTATTGAGGATATAAACCGTGGTAAAACCCTTGTTGAAATTGCCGGATTAAAATAG